One stretch of Actinacidiphila sp. DG2A-62 DNA includes these proteins:
- a CDS encoding type VII secretion system-associated protein yields MSSTPEGPEDMAITASQGGAGEEAEGGEEAPHEMPTPPDHVVEAARLAPDHWFGLIDPTWSGQGEPPEWAMIGSWRSDEHGEIVEWQENEDYRPSPRALGWADPTDPVDAAIQLATTDYGPPEDIARALAEQEVAVFMAPGGAPLSALAPDDETPVVPVFTSPQHLQTAGRLSFRPMRAPELLDLVPEGHLLFLNPSGPVSMTLELGPLREAVEAAGVADHEDGWLGALDDLLPAPAAEGGTAAPSDDDGPGGPAGVAVPSAPVAPPLDDGSAAAADVERGDFL; encoded by the coding sequence ATGAGCAGCACCCCGGAAGGACCCGAGGACATGGCGATCACGGCATCGCAAGGGGGCGCAGGAGAGGAAGCCGAAGGAGGGGAAGAGGCCCCCCACGAGATGCCGACGCCGCCCGACCACGTCGTGGAAGCCGCCAGGCTCGCCCCCGACCACTGGTTCGGCCTGATCGACCCCACGTGGTCGGGGCAGGGCGAGCCGCCGGAGTGGGCGATGATCGGCAGCTGGCGTTCCGACGAACACGGCGAGATCGTGGAGTGGCAGGAGAACGAGGACTACCGCCCCTCGCCCAGGGCCCTGGGCTGGGCCGACCCGACCGACCCGGTGGACGCGGCGATCCAGCTGGCCACCACCGACTACGGACCGCCCGAGGACATCGCGCGCGCCCTGGCCGAGCAGGAGGTCGCGGTGTTCATGGCGCCGGGCGGCGCGCCGCTGTCCGCCCTGGCGCCGGACGACGAGACCCCGGTCGTGCCGGTGTTCACCTCGCCGCAGCACCTGCAGACCGCGGGCCGGCTGTCCTTCCGGCCGATGCGGGCCCCGGAACTGCTCGACCTGGTGCCCGAAGGCCATCTGCTCTTCCTCAACCCCTCCGGCCCGGTGAGCATGACGCTGGAACTCGGGCCGCTGCGCGAGGCGGTCGAGGCCGCCGGCGTCGCGGACCACGAGGACGGCTGGCTCGGCGCCCTGGACGACCTGCTGCCCGCGCCGGCGGCGGAAGGCGGCACCGCTGCCCCCTCCGACGACGACGGTCCGGGCGGTCCGGCCGGGGTCGCCGTGCCGTCTGCTCCCGTCGCACCCCCGCTTGATGACGGCTCCGCCGCCGCGGCCGACGTCGAAAGGGGCGACTTCCTCTGA
- a CDS encoding YbaB/EbfC family nucleoid-associated protein: protein MPSPYDQQIEDLLTEYRTAREQAVDTHRRINEIEATATAPRRSVKVTVGAQGQVTALEFPTNAYRTMAPKELSKVIVSTLEKARAKALEQVMETALGPLPGGLTPAALARGDFDPRVLIPEDVRMPDAVRAYLEQGLGATKAGGRE, encoded by the coding sequence ATGCCGTCTCCCTACGATCAGCAGATCGAGGATCTGCTGACCGAGTACCGCACCGCGCGGGAGCAGGCGGTGGACACCCACCGCCGCATCAACGAGATCGAGGCCACGGCGACCGCGCCCCGGCGTTCGGTCAAGGTGACCGTCGGCGCACAGGGCCAGGTGACCGCCTTGGAGTTCCCCACCAACGCCTACCGCACGATGGCGCCGAAGGAACTCTCGAAGGTGATCGTCAGCACCCTGGAGAAGGCCCGTGCCAAGGCGCTGGAACAGGTGATGGAGACAGCCCTCGGACCCCTGCCCGGCGGCCTGACGCCGGCCGCGCTGGCACGGGGCGACTTCGACCCGCGTGTGCTGATCCCCGAGGACGTGCGCATGCCCGACGCGGTCCGGGCGTACCTCGAACAGGGACTGGGCGCGACGAAGGCCGGCGGACGTGAGTAG
- a CDS encoding WXG100 family type VII secretion target: MAEDSGSGTDSASGGSGTDSGNTDSGSGADSGSNGSGSGSGSGADGGSGGSGSGASSEHGDYSHLDWKDVMRYVTGFDPDNPAVDGSAVSNPQTLQDAADAFWYVQKVLEDAAEKLGDQVGALTGPDGPWQGAAAGALNGVMTTLVKQTQDMADKLSGGITGDHDVPQQLANDAATLKWAIMRLEDIDSWYAMKALQWAHDHLRDITMDDGRVAISQAHTKPLLTDLMTADMQTVIRTLGYHYRVTIENAAYSTPPDNPANGSGGPGPGPSPTDSAGYGDSSGYGGYGPPDSYPDTSSGGDGGASPGASNAAAGYLPPDGTQAVGDGGAASGGDAATPGPGTVPPTGQSDPSGDTPALRVLHKAPTTRVLHKAGDGLSDSDPQTYRTLVKGHADAATSDPDDGYRTLRRERVDPLTVDEGPGPVALTDQKEPAGLPGF, translated from the coding sequence ATGGCCGAGGACAGCGGCAGCGGGACGGACAGCGCGAGCGGCGGTTCCGGGACGGACAGCGGAAACACCGACTCCGGCTCGGGGGCGGACAGCGGAAGCAACGGTTCTGGTTCTGGTTCTGGTTCTGGTGCGGATGGTGGGAGCGGCGGCTCGGGTAGTGGTGCGTCTTCTGAGCATGGTGACTACAGTCATCTGGACTGGAAAGACGTCATGCGCTATGTCACCGGCTTCGATCCGGACAACCCCGCGGTGGACGGTTCGGCGGTGTCCAATCCTCAGACGCTTCAGGATGCTGCGGATGCTTTCTGGTACGTGCAGAAGGTGCTTGAGGACGCGGCTGAGAAGCTGGGTGATCAGGTCGGGGCGCTTACGGGGCCGGACGGGCCGTGGCAGGGTGCTGCTGCCGGGGCTTTGAACGGTGTCATGACGACGTTGGTGAAGCAGACGCAGGACATGGCTGACAAGCTGTCCGGCGGCATCACCGGTGATCATGACGTTCCGCAGCAATTGGCGAACGATGCGGCGACGTTGAAGTGGGCCATCATGAGGCTCGAGGACATCGACAGCTGGTACGCCATGAAGGCTCTGCAGTGGGCGCATGATCACCTCCGGGACATCACGATGGACGACGGGCGTGTCGCCATCAGCCAGGCGCACACCAAACCGCTGCTCACGGATCTGATGACCGCCGACATGCAGACGGTGATACGCACGCTGGGGTACCACTACCGGGTGACCATCGAGAACGCCGCCTATTCCACGCCGCCCGACAATCCGGCCAACGGGTCGGGAGGCCCTGGCCCTGGCCCTAGCCCGACAGACTCCGCCGGTTACGGCGACTCCAGCGGCTACGGCGGCTACGGACCTCCTGACTCGTATCCCGACACGAGTTCGGGCGGTGACGGTGGCGCATCACCGGGCGCTTCGAACGCGGCGGCCGGGTACCTGCCGCCGGATGGTACGCAGGCGGTCGGCGACGGCGGTGCCGCGTCGGGCGGCGATGCGGCGACGCCGGGCCCCGGCACCGTGCCGCCGACCGGTCAGTCCGATCCGTCCGGCGACACGCCCGCCCTGCGGGTACTGCACAAGGCTCCCACCACGCGGGTACTGCACAAGGCTGGTGACGGCTTGTCAGACAGCGATCCGCAGACCTACCGCACCCTGGTGAAGGGCCACGCCGACGCCGCGACGTCGGACCCGGACGACGGCTACCGGACCTTGAGGCGGGAGCGGGTGGATCCGCTGACGGTGGACGAGGGGCCCGGCCCGGTGGCGCTTACGGATCAGAAGGAGCCGGCCGGACTGCCTGGGTTCTAG
- a CDS encoding WXG100 family type VII secretion target, whose protein sequence is MTTYQVSLEQMQYVEGEFQAISNRLGQTLANLNDEVHRNLQHWVNSDPRQLYNRTQQEWSDLFVQMQNLLNRAQAAVGNVGEFYASGEKYGTSLWEQ, encoded by the coding sequence ATGACGACGTATCAGGTCAGCCTCGAACAGATGCAGTACGTCGAGGGTGAGTTTCAGGCCATCAGCAACAGGCTCGGCCAGACGCTGGCCAACTTGAACGACGAGGTCCACCGGAACCTCCAGCACTGGGTGAACAGCGACCCGAGGCAGCTCTACAACCGGACGCAGCAGGAGTGGTCGGACCTCTTCGTCCAGATGCAGAATCTGCTGAACCGCGCCCAGGCGGCAGTGGGCAACGTCGGTGAGTTTTACGCCAGCGGCGAGAAGTACGGCACCAGCCTCTGGGAGCAGTGA
- a CDS encoding WXG100 family type VII secretion target, with the protein MSTPLPDTGLTSIDIDGMRATMPAFESALAETGNQYTGLEAQVETLGGNWTGEAASVFLGAMRQWLEDFSSVRSKLQTIYEKFEADTGNYQAVHSNTVDEANALKNAIAGGLPGF; encoded by the coding sequence ATGAGCACACCGCTCCCGGACACGGGACTGACCAGTATCGACATCGACGGAATGCGGGCCACGATGCCCGCGTTCGAGTCGGCGCTGGCCGAGACCGGCAATCAATACACGGGCCTGGAGGCGCAAGTCGAGACCCTGGGGGGCAACTGGACAGGCGAAGCGGCGTCGGTGTTCCTGGGTGCCATGCGCCAGTGGCTGGAGGACTTCTCAAGCGTCCGGTCGAAGCTTCAGACCATCTACGAGAAGTTCGAGGCCGACACCGGAAACTACCAGGCCGTGCACAGCAACACCGTCGACGAGGCGAACGCCCTCAAGAACGCGATCGCGGGTGGCCTCCCCGGCTTCTGA